The following is a genomic window from Methanoplanus sp. FWC-SCC4.
GACAGTGCAGTCGACAAAATCTATGTCTTCGATGCAGCAGGATTCCTTGAGGGAATAAAAGACGTACTTGGAGCAATCACCGGATTTTTAAGCGCAATTGGCGGAATATCACTCCTTGTTGCCGCAGTATCCATATTCAATGTAATGATGATGTCAGTCACCGAAAGAATCAAAGAAATAGGGATTTTAAGAAGCATAGGCACAAAACGAAAAGAGATAAGGCGGATGTTTTTATATGAGGCATTCATCCTGGGTCTTGGCGGATCAATAATCGGTGCTTTGATAAGTGTCATTTTTGGTTATCTTGCAGTATTACTGCTTTTACAGGACACAAATTATTTCTTTACAATAGACAGCCTGTTATCTGTCCCAATTGGAATATTTATAGGTACTTTTGTCTGCGTATTATCAGGTGTTTACCCTGCATGGAAAGCATCAAAGCTTGATCCAATAAAAGCACTGGCAACAGAATAATAATACTTCAAATAAACTATATTGAACAATTATGTCTGAAGATGAAGATCCAAAAACAATTTTTATTGAAAGTGATGATGAGTTTTTCGAAGAACTTTCAGACTACCTTGATGCATTATCAAACCCGACAAGACTTAAAATTTTAAAGTCTATCGAAAAAAAGCCAAAAGATGTCAGGGAGATATCTTACGATATCGGAATAAGCTATGAAAATACAAAAAAACATATTCAAAAACTTCATCTTGCAGGAGTTATCAAAAAGGAAACCGGTCTTTCAGGGAGGAAATCAAAAGGAGTCCACCCCGTATGGAAATATTCCATTATGCCAGGAGGTCTGGACTCAATTTTTAAAAATCTTCAGATCTTCGGGGACATAAATCTAATACCGAATAGCCAGGTTTTCGAAAATAAAATTAAAGATCTTAAGGCAAAACTCTCCGAAGAGTTAACAACGGAAAATCCAGTAATATTCATAGTGGGAGGGCCTGAAGATGGAACAGCATATCCAATAAATGCCGGAAAAATAAGAATAGGGCGTTCCAATTCAGATCAGACATATCTGCAGGAAAAAGGAGACATTGTATTTTCGGAATTTTACGGGGCGGTATCAAGAATTACAAAGCCTCATTGCTATATCCACAAAGAAGCCAGTTCATGGTATATTGAAGACGTGGCAAGTACTGGCGGCACTTATCTGAATGATAAACTCCTCGAAAAGGAAATCCGTTATGAATTATCTGACGGAGATGTCATAGAACTCTCCAGAGGCGCAAGAAGCGGCAGATTCATTTTTTCAAATCCCAAATCAGAATAAGTTAAATCAAAAAATTATCATTCACAGTTCATTTTTTTATAATTAAGTTACAAATAACTAAAGCAGATATATCCATGTGGTGTTATTCTGTCATTTGAAAGAAAATTATATTTGGATTTTTTTTTACTGTTGACAATACTAGCACTGGCTGTCATTCCCGTATCTGCAGAAGAAAGTGTCGATAATTACGGATTTTCAGTTAAGATGGACAACAATTCTCTAAACATTACCTCTTCGGATGATGATTACCAGAAATATATGCAGAACTTTAGTTCAAACATACTTCTTCTGGTCATTTTATGTCTCTCAGGAGTATTCCTATACGCAATAAATGCTCTGGGAAATAAATATTCATCAAGATTCAGATATAAAGAAAGATTTTCCCTGAGGGTTTTTTTAATACCTGTCTATTCCATAATGGGAATATTATTGCTGATATCATCGCTTTTTTCAATAGCTTCAGTCGGAACGGTCAGTGATACAACAGAGAATTCTATAATGTTTATGTATTCCCTGATGCTCTTTTTATATGCCATAACTTCGATATGGATGGCATATTCAATTGTCAAAAAAAAGCCGTATATTTTCATATTAATTTTTGAAATAGCAATTCCTGTACTAATCCAGATTTTATTCATAGGAGACGGATACAAAGATTCTCTCGAACTTGCATCAGATGCAGGTATAACCTTCATTTTACTAATGATTCCTGTAATTCACACAAGAATGCTGGAATTAAAACCAGAGTACAAACTAAAAAATAAAAAAATCAGTGATGAGGACAAAAACAAAACACTGACAATTGATAAAAACGAAGCCGCAATATTAATGCAGACAAAAAAAAGCAATTACCTGCCTGCCGAATTAACCGAAAGATACATGGATGCCAGATACATCAAAAGAGGAGGAACCGCAAGAGTATTTTTTGCTAAAACAAGAGATACCGGAAAGACTGTTGCGGTGAAAATCCCGATAAGCTTTGATGAAAGAACAGGGCGAAGCTTTCTAAAAGAGATGAATATATGGGAAGAACTATCTCATGAAAATATTGTAAGGGTATTTTCAGTAAACATACTTCCTGTCCCTTATGTAGAGATGGAATACTTCAAAAATTCCCTTGCTGACGTTTCAAAACCGGTTGAACCTGATTTTGCACTTAAAATAATAAAAGGAATTGCAGAAGGCCTCTCTTATGCACATAATGCAGGAATTATCCACAGAGACATCAAGCCTCAGAATATTCTGTTGTCTGATGAAAACATTCCAAAAATCACCGACTGGGGCCTTGGTAAAATTCTGGGAGATTCTGCCGAGACAAGAACACTTGCTTTCTCACTGAATTATGCCGCTCCGGAACAGGTAGCTCCAAAAACATTTGGAAGAAGCGACAACAGAACAGATATATTCCAGCTTGGAATTTTATTCTACGAACTTATGACAGGCTCACTCCCCTTTTCAGGAGAAGGTATAGGAGAGTTCAGCAATGCGATTATTAATGACAACCCTAAAAAACCATCACAAATAAATCCGGAAGCAAAAAAGTTTGACAGGATTATTTTAAAATGCCTTCATAAAAATCCTGATGAGCGTTATCAGACAATAAATGATCTGATAAGAGATCTTGATAAATTAAAATAAATCAGATTAAAGAGATAATAAAATTTTTTAAAACCCACTCATTTCGGACTTCGGGATGGAAAACAACACCATAAACAGATTTTTCTTTATGTTTTATCGCCTGAATACCATCATCCGACCTTGCAATTTCAATAAAACAATCCGGAACAGTTACTGAATAATTATGGAGTTCATATGCCTCAAATTCCTCTTTTTTAGAAATAACCGGATCATCTGCAACACAGGATACTTTTGTCATTCCTATTTTTTTGTCTTTGACAACTTTACCTCCAAAAACTCCGGATATTACCTGTATCCCCGCACAAACACCCATTACAGGAATATTTATTGTTTTTATCCAGTCGAACAATTTGATATCATTTAAAAATTCATTGTCTTTAAGAGCCGTCCCACACAAAATAGCCCCATCTGCTTTATTTATATCCTCACATGAGATCTCTTTATAATGCATAATTTTAAAAATTACACCGCATGAATCCACAATCTCAGCAACGGGGTTCACAAATTCCGTTTTTGACAAAGAATCCGGTTTTCGGCACAAATCTATTATCAGAATCATTTTTCCTCCAGATGTGCCCCAATAATATTAAAAGTCCCGTTATAATTTCTGCATGACGCCAGATATTCATCAATTACAATTTTTTTACTAAAAAAAGGTGCATCGTAAACAAATGTTTCAAATTCACCGCCTTCTCCGGTCAGTGTAATCCTGCATTTTTCAGAAATCCTTTCAAGCTCAGAAAGGGTTTTTTCATCAATCGTCCTTCCAAGCCAGGTTTCATCAAAAGGATAAGAAAATACGCCGGTTATCATAACCTTAAATCCGGAAGAAATTATCTCTTCCATATACTTTTTCTGATTGACATACCAGAGCGGATTAAAACACCACAAATCAAGTTCACTGCATATCCGCTGTACACGGGATGCCTGGTAAACAGACATTATCGCGCCTGTAACAATACCTTCAATTCCGTATTTTTCTTTGGCAACCAGAATTGCGGTTTTAAGATCATCAAGTTCCTTTTCTTTCTCACCATTTGTTTCAACTTCAACAAGAGGAATGTTTGCCGCCTCTGCCTGAAGGGCAGAAAGGTTCACATTAGGGGTGTGAAACATATAACTTTCCTTATTTTTTGAAAGAATAGTAATCAGACAGGAAACTTCCTCTTTTGCCATCGCCATCCGGCATGCAAAAACCGAATCCTTCCCTCCGGAAAAAAGTACACCCAGCTTCATAAAAATCAGTTATTATTGTAAATCTTATTCTCTTCAGGCATAATCAACAGAAATTCATCCGAATAGTCAAGAGAAATAAAACCTGTCTCAAAAGTAAAGTCAATTATATGACCTCCGAATTCTCTTTTTTCATCAATAAAATGAAGATGAAAACCCTGAGCATTTAAACCCGACATATAATCAGGATGCCAAAAGCCGGTTGCCGTACCTGTAATTTCCTTTGCTTCAAAAATATTTTCACTCATGCTTAATGCCTCACTTAAAGGCACATAAGGCATCTCCTGACGGGCAACACTTCTGGCCTTAACTTCCGAATATTTCCCATCTATTCTTATTGTGCAAATCCTGTTATTCAATGTGAGATTTTCCTGCATAAGATTTTTTATCTCTGAAAAATTCATTGAATCTCTTATCTCAAAAACAGAATCAGGATTAAAACGGGTAACCTCTGCAAAAGGAGATGTCTCTTTTGAATCAACCAGGGTAACACTCCCATCACTTTTTATCTGAAAATATTCCCCGCCTGCTGCAACCATCTCCCCGTCAAGATGATCAAATGTTCCAAGACCTGTATCGCCCATATTCATAATAGCGCCGTATGAAACAGTACCGTTGTAATTTCCTTCAATCAGATTTTCAAGAGTTGAAACCTGACAGATTCTGTCCTCATCCGGTACTCCCGACGGATTAAATGTAATTACAGCAGATACAAAAAAAATCACTGCCACCGCTGCACCAAAGCCAAGGAGGTACTGTTTTTGCATAATCCTATATATCAGACTCCTGAATTTATCAGTTTATTTGAAAAAAGACAACAACAGATACTAAAATTCTGCAAAAATTTGTGGATTATCAGGGATTATTTATCAATCATAGCCATCTTTCTGCTGTTCAGACGCTTTTGATTTTTTTCAGAATGAACAGGTTCACCGCTTTTTGGATCATATCCAAGATAATACATTGCAGTTGAACGTGTCATCGGTGTGGGTGTAAATACCTGAAACTGCTTCCCCCTAAGATTATTTTTATCCAGGAAATTCTTTGTTTTTTCTGCCTCTATGTCATCCTCACCAGGATGGCCTGTAATTATGTAGGGAATTACAAATTTTCTTATACCCTCTTCTTTTTTTATTTTATTAAACGTCTTCAGGAATTTTTCAAAAACCTCTTTTGAGGGTTTATTCATGTAACCCAGTACTTTATCCGAGCCGGACTCAGGTGCAACCTTCATCTGACCAGATATATTGTTTTTGAGAATTTCACACAGAAACGTTTCATCAAGAATAGCCGGATCAAAACGAATGCCGGAATTTATAAAGACATGTTTTACACGCCCGATATTCCCTGCATCAATTAATAATGAGAGATATTCGTCCGTTCCGGAAATCAGATTTTTACACCCGTAACCATCTTTCAGGCAGTTATGTTCAGTGCAACCCCCCACACTACATGAAGATGCATACATGTTTGCAGAAGGTCCCCCGATATCTGAAATTGTTCCCTTAAAATCAGGTTGTGAGGCAATTTTCCTGATTTCTTTAATTACAGACTCACGGCTTCTTGAAATAACGGATTTTCCCTGATGAGAAGCTATGGCACAAAATGAACAGTCTCCATAACATCCTCTATGCGAATTAACTGAAGTTTTTATCATTTCAAATGCCGGAACATTTTCAAATCGCGGATGAGGACATCTTTCAAAATCTGTATCATATATGAAATCCAGTTCCTTTTGTGTAATATTCATACGTGGATTCTGAAAATAATATCTTGAATCCTGCATCTGTGCGAGATATTTATTGTCCCCGTTTTTCTCAAACAAATTTTGGGCTTTTGCAAACTCGGATTTTTGAGATTTTACTTCTTCAAATGAGGGAAGTGTGACAACATCACTAAAACCATCAATATTTTTTATAATTATCCCGGTACTTTCCACATCAAGTTCATCTATGGTAATTCCTGATTCCAGTTTTTCTATAGTTCTCAGTAAAGGATATTCACCCATCCCGTAAATGAGAATATCAGCTTTTGAATCAAATAATACACTTCGCCTTATTTTATTGGTCCAGTAATCATAATGGGCGATACGCCTCAAGGATGCCTCAATACCTCCGATAATTATTGGGACATTTTTTGAGACAGAGCGTATCTGACTGCAATATACATTTATGCATCTGTCAGGGCGAATCCGGTATTTTTTCAAATCCCCTTTTTGTGAAAAAAACGGATTTTTATTCTCACAAAATAAGTCTTCTTTTCGGGGAATATTGGTGGCAGTATAGTTTAAAACCATAGAATCCATCTGACCGCCTGAAACCGCAAATGCTATTCTTGGAATTCCAAGCTCAAGGAAATTTTTTGGTTCCTTCCATTTGGGCTGGGACAGAATTCCCACTTTATATCCGTTTTTTTCTAAAAACCTGCCCAGTATAGCCATTGCAAAAGACGGATGGTCAACATAGGCATCAGGC
Proteins encoded in this region:
- a CDS encoding FHA domain-containing protein, which encodes MSEDEDPKTIFIESDDEFFEELSDYLDALSNPTRLKILKSIEKKPKDVREISYDIGISYENTKKHIQKLHLAGVIKKETGLSGRKSKGVHPVWKYSIMPGGLDSIFKNLQIFGDINLIPNSQVFENKIKDLKAKLSEELTTENPVIFIVGGPEDGTAYPINAGKIRIGRSNSDQTYLQEKGDIVFSEFYGAVSRITKPHCYIHKEASSWYIEDVASTGGTYLNDKLLEKEIRYELSDGDVIELSRGARSGRFIFSNPKSE
- a CDS encoding serine/threonine-protein kinase, whose amino-acid sequence is MTILALAVIPVSAEESVDNYGFSVKMDNNSLNITSSDDDYQKYMQNFSSNILLLVILCLSGVFLYAINALGNKYSSRFRYKERFSLRVFLIPVYSIMGILLLISSLFSIASVGTVSDTTENSIMFMYSLMLFLYAITSIWMAYSIVKKKPYIFILIFEIAIPVLIQILFIGDGYKDSLELASDAGITFILLMIPVIHTRMLELKPEYKLKNKKISDEDKNKTLTIDKNEAAILMQTKKSNYLPAELTERYMDARYIKRGGTARVFFAKTRDTGKTVAVKIPISFDERTGRSFLKEMNIWEELSHENIVRVFSVNILPVPYVEMEYFKNSLADVSKPVEPDFALKIIKGIAEGLSYAHNAGIIHRDIKPQNILLSDENIPKITDWGLGKILGDSAETRTLAFSLNYAAPEQVAPKTFGRSDNRTDIFQLGILFYELMTGSLPFSGEGIGEFSNAIINDNPKKPSQINPEAKKFDRIILKCLHKNPDERYQTINDLIRDLDKLK
- a CDS encoding glutamine amidotransferase-related protein, whose translation is MILIIDLCRKPDSLSKTEFVNPVAEIVDSCGVIFKIMHYKEISCEDINKADGAILCGTALKDNEFLNDIKLFDWIKTINIPVMGVCAGIQVISGVFGGKVVKDKKIGMTKVSCVADDPVISKKEEFEAYELHNYSVTVPDCFIEIARSDDGIQAIKHKEKSVYGVVFHPEVRNEWVLKNFIISLI
- a CDS encoding diphthine--ammonia ligase, with protein sequence MKLGVLFSGGKDSVFACRMAMAKEEVSCLITILSKNKESYMFHTPNVNLSALQAEAANIPLVEVETNGEKEKELDDLKTAILVAKEKYGIEGIVTGAIMSVYQASRVQRICSELDLWCFNPLWYVNQKKYMEEIISSGFKVMITGVFSYPFDETWLGRTIDEKTLSELERISEKCRITLTGEGGEFETFVYDAPFFSKKIVIDEYLASCRNYNGTFNIIGAHLEEK
- the budA gene encoding acetolactate decarboxylase — encoded protein: MQKQYLLGFGAAVAVIFFVSAVITFNPSGVPDEDRICQVSTLENLIEGNYNGTVSYGAIMNMGDTGLGTFDHLDGEMVAAGGEYFQIKSDGSVTLVDSKETSPFAEVTRFNPDSVFEIRDSMNFSEIKNLMQENLTLNNRICTIRIDGKYSEVKARSVARQEMPYVPLSEALSMSENIFEAKEITGTATGFWHPDYMSGLNAQGFHLHFIDEKREFGGHIIDFTFETGFISLDYSDEFLLIMPEENKIYNNN
- a CDS encoding YgiQ family radical SAM protein, coding for MFLPTSKKEMDKMGWDACDVIIVTPDAYVDHPSFAMAILGRFLEKNGYKVGILSQPKWKEPKNFLELGIPRIAFAVSGGQMDSMVLNYTATNIPRKEDLFCENKNPFFSQKGDLKKYRIRPDRCINVYCSQIRSVSKNVPIIIGGIEASLRRIAHYDYWTNKIRRSVLFDSKADILIYGMGEYPLLRTIEKLESGITIDELDVESTGIIIKNIDGFSDVVTLPSFEEVKSQKSEFAKAQNLFEKNGDNKYLAQMQDSRYYFQNPRMNITQKELDFIYDTDFERCPHPRFENVPAFEMIKTSVNSHRGCYGDCSFCAIASHQGKSVISRSRESVIKEIRKIASQPDFKGTISDIGGPSANMYASSCSVGGCTEHNCLKDGYGCKNLISGTDEYLSLLIDAGNIGRVKHVFINSGIRFDPAILDETFLCEILKNNISGQMKVAPESGSDKVLGYMNKPSKEVFEKFLKTFNKIKKEEGIRKFVIPYIITGHPGEDDIEAEKTKNFLDKNNLRGKQFQVFTPTPMTRSTAMYYLGYDPKSGEPVHSEKNQKRLNSRKMAMIDK